One Rhinolophus sinicus isolate RSC01 linkage group LG06, ASM3656204v1, whole genome shotgun sequence DNA window includes the following coding sequences:
- the AIP gene encoding AH receptor-interacting protein isoform X1 encodes MADVIARLEEDGIHKRVIQDGRGELSDFKDGTKGVNFDASAPPPGLGRVAALVGETVSHHKQQQQNPRQIRSLLCLEPPRGFHLSEKQHLHHTRPAGPVGSILADLATFHYRTLHSDQEGVVLDDSRVRGKPMELIIGKKFKLPVWETIVCTMREGEIAQFRCDVKHVVLYPLVAKSLRNIAAGKDPLEGQRHCCGIAQMHEHSSLGHADLDALQQNPQPLIFHIEMLKVENPGSYQQDPWAMTDEEKAKAVPVIHQEGNQLYREGHVKEAAAKYYDAIACLKNLQMKEQPGSPDWIELDHQITPLLLNYCQCKLVAQEYYEVLDHCSSILNKYEDNVKAYFKRGKAHAAVWNAQEAQADFAKVLELDPALAPIVSRELRALEARIRQKDEEDKARFRGIFSQ; translated from the exons ATGGCGGATGTCATCGCAAGACTCGAGGAGGACGGGATCCATAAGCGTGTGATACAGGATGGCCGAGGAGAGCTCTCTGACTTTAAGGATGGAACCAAG GGGGTGAATTTCGACGCGTCTGCCCCGCCCCCGGGGCTTGGCCGTGTGGCTGCATTGGTTGGAGAGACCGTCAGTCATCATAAACAG CAGCAGCAGAACCCACGTCAGATCAGGTCCCTCCTCTGCTTGGAGCCACCGAGGGGTTTCCATCTGAGTGAAAAACAACATCTTCACCACACTCGGCCTGCAGGCCCTGTGGGCTCCATCCTTGCTGACCTG GCCACATTCCACTACCGGACTCTGCACAGTGACCAGGAGGGTGTGGTCCTGGATGACAGCCGGGTGCGTGGCAAGCCCATGGAGCTCATCATTGGCAAGAAGTTCAAGCTGCCCGTGTGGGAGACCATCGTGTGCACCATGCGTGAGGGGGAGATTGCCCAGTTCCGCTGCGATGTCAAG CATGTGGTCCTCTATCCACTGGTGGCCAAAAGTCTACGCAACATCGCAGCCGGCAAGGACCCCCTGGAGGGCCAGCGCCACTGCTGTGGCATCGCCCAGATGCATGAGCACAGTTCCCTGGGCCACGCCGACCTGGATGCCCTGCAGCAGAACCCCCAGCCTCTCATCTTCCACATTGAGATGCTTAAG GTGGAGAACCCTGGCTCATACCAGCAGGACCCGTGGGCAATGACAGATGAGGAGAAGGCAAAGGCAGTGCCGGTCATCCACCAGGAGGGCAACCAGTTGTACCGTGAGGGTCACGTGAAGGAGGCCGCGGCCAAGTACTACGACGCCATCGCCTGCCTCAAGAACCTGCAGATGAAG GAACAGCCCGGCTCTCCTGACTGGATCGAGCTGGATCACCAGATCACCCCGCTGCTGCTCAACTACTGTCAGTGCAAGCTGGTGGCCCAAGAGTATTATGAGGTGCTGGACCACTGTTCCTCCATCCTCAACAAGTACGAAG ACAATGTCAAGGCCTACTTCAAGCGGGGCAAGGCGCACGCGGCTGTGTGGAATGCCCAGGAGGCCCAGGCTGACTTTGCCAAGGTACTAGAGCTGGACCCCGCCCTGGCACCCATTGTAAGCCGGGAGCTGCGGGCCCTGGAGGCACGGATCCGGCAGAAGGATGAGGAGGACAAGGCCCGCTTCCGGGGCATCTTCTCCCAATGA
- the AIP gene encoding AH receptor-interacting protein isoform X5 produces the protein MADVIARLEEDGIHKRVIQDGRGELSDFKDGTKQQNPRQIRSLLCLEPPRGFHLSEKQHLHHTRPAGPVGSILADLATFHYRTLHSDQEGVVLDDSRVRGKPMELIIGKKFKLPVWETIVCTMREGEIAQFRCDVKHVVLYPLVAKSLRNIAAGKDPLEGQRHCCGIAQMHEHSSLGHADLDALQQNPQPLIFHIEMLKVENPGSYQQDPWAMTDEEKAKAVPVIHQEGNQLYREGHVKEAAAKYYDAIACLKNLQMKEQPGSPDWIELDHQITPLLLNYCQCKLVAQEYYEVLDHCSSILNKYEDNVKAYFKRGKAHAAVWNAQEAQADFAKVLELDPALAPIVSRELRALEARIRQKDEEDKARFRGIFSQ, from the exons ATGGCGGATGTCATCGCAAGACTCGAGGAGGACGGGATCCATAAGCGTGTGATACAGGATGGCCGAGGAGAGCTCTCTGACTTTAAGGATGGAACCAAG CAGCAGAACCCACGTCAGATCAGGTCCCTCCTCTGCTTGGAGCCACCGAGGGGTTTCCATCTGAGTGAAAAACAACATCTTCACCACACTCGGCCTGCAGGCCCTGTGGGCTCCATCCTTGCTGACCTG GCCACATTCCACTACCGGACTCTGCACAGTGACCAGGAGGGTGTGGTCCTGGATGACAGCCGGGTGCGTGGCAAGCCCATGGAGCTCATCATTGGCAAGAAGTTCAAGCTGCCCGTGTGGGAGACCATCGTGTGCACCATGCGTGAGGGGGAGATTGCCCAGTTCCGCTGCGATGTCAAG CATGTGGTCCTCTATCCACTGGTGGCCAAAAGTCTACGCAACATCGCAGCCGGCAAGGACCCCCTGGAGGGCCAGCGCCACTGCTGTGGCATCGCCCAGATGCATGAGCACAGTTCCCTGGGCCACGCCGACCTGGATGCCCTGCAGCAGAACCCCCAGCCTCTCATCTTCCACATTGAGATGCTTAAG GTGGAGAACCCTGGCTCATACCAGCAGGACCCGTGGGCAATGACAGATGAGGAGAAGGCAAAGGCAGTGCCGGTCATCCACCAGGAGGGCAACCAGTTGTACCGTGAGGGTCACGTGAAGGAGGCCGCGGCCAAGTACTACGACGCCATCGCCTGCCTCAAGAACCTGCAGATGAAG GAACAGCCCGGCTCTCCTGACTGGATCGAGCTGGATCACCAGATCACCCCGCTGCTGCTCAACTACTGTCAGTGCAAGCTGGTGGCCCAAGAGTATTATGAGGTGCTGGACCACTGTTCCTCCATCCTCAACAAGTACGAAG ACAATGTCAAGGCCTACTTCAAGCGGGGCAAGGCGCACGCGGCTGTGTGGAATGCCCAGGAGGCCCAGGCTGACTTTGCCAAGGTACTAGAGCTGGACCCCGCCCTGGCACCCATTGTAAGCCGGGAGCTGCGGGCCCTGGAGGCACGGATCCGGCAGAAGGATGAGGAGGACAAGGCCCGCTTCCGGGGCATCTTCTCCCAATGA
- the AIP gene encoding AH receptor-interacting protein isoform X3: MADVIARLEEDGIHKRVIQDGRGELSDFKDGTKGVNFDASAPPPGLGRVAALVGETVSHHKQQQQNPRQIRSLLCLEPPRGFHLSEKQHLHHTRPAGPVGSILADLATFHYRTLHSDQEGVVLDDSRVRGKPMELIIGKKFKLPVWETIVCTMREGEIAQFRCDVKHVVLYPLVAKSLRNIAAGKDPLEGQRHCCGIAQMHEHSSLGHADLDALQQNPQPLIFHIEMLKVENPGSYQQDPWAMTDEEKAKAVPVIHQEGNQLYREGHVKEAAAKYYDAIACLKNLQMKRFPSPCPNASRNSPALLTGSSWITRSPRCCSTTVSASWWPKSIMRCWTTVPPSSTSTKTMSRPTSSGARRTRLCGMPRRPRLTLPRY, translated from the exons ATGGCGGATGTCATCGCAAGACTCGAGGAGGACGGGATCCATAAGCGTGTGATACAGGATGGCCGAGGAGAGCTCTCTGACTTTAAGGATGGAACCAAG GGGGTGAATTTCGACGCGTCTGCCCCGCCCCCGGGGCTTGGCCGTGTGGCTGCATTGGTTGGAGAGACCGTCAGTCATCATAAACAG CAGCAGCAGAACCCACGTCAGATCAGGTCCCTCCTCTGCTTGGAGCCACCGAGGGGTTTCCATCTGAGTGAAAAACAACATCTTCACCACACTCGGCCTGCAGGCCCTGTGGGCTCCATCCTTGCTGACCTG GCCACATTCCACTACCGGACTCTGCACAGTGACCAGGAGGGTGTGGTCCTGGATGACAGCCGGGTGCGTGGCAAGCCCATGGAGCTCATCATTGGCAAGAAGTTCAAGCTGCCCGTGTGGGAGACCATCGTGTGCACCATGCGTGAGGGGGAGATTGCCCAGTTCCGCTGCGATGTCAAG CATGTGGTCCTCTATCCACTGGTGGCCAAAAGTCTACGCAACATCGCAGCCGGCAAGGACCCCCTGGAGGGCCAGCGCCACTGCTGTGGCATCGCCCAGATGCATGAGCACAGTTCCCTGGGCCACGCCGACCTGGATGCCCTGCAGCAGAACCCCCAGCCTCTCATCTTCCACATTGAGATGCTTAAG GTGGAGAACCCTGGCTCATACCAGCAGGACCCGTGGGCAATGACAGATGAGGAGAAGGCAAAGGCAGTGCCGGTCATCCACCAGGAGGGCAACCAGTTGTACCGTGAGGGTCACGTGAAGGAGGCCGCGGCCAAGTACTACGACGCCATCGCCTGCCTCAAGAACCTGCAGATGAAG CGTTTCCCCTCTCCTTGCCCCAATGCCTCCAGGAACAGCCCGGCTCTCCTGACTGGATCGAGCTGGATCACCAGATCACCCCGCTGCTGCTCAACTACTGTCAGTGCAAGCTGGTGGCCCAAGAGTATTATGAGGTGCTGGACCACTGTTCCTCCATCCTCAACAAGTACGAAG ACAATGTCAAGGCCTACTTCAAGCGGGGCAAGGCGCACGCGGCTGTGTGGAATGCCCAGGAGGCCCAGGCTGACTTTGCCAAGGTACTAG
- the AIP gene encoding AH receptor-interacting protein isoform X6, producing the protein MADVIARLEEDGIHKRVIQDGRGELSDFKDGTKGVNFDASAPPPGLGRVAALVGETVSHHKQATFHYRTLHSDQEGVVLDDSRVRGKPMELIIGKKFKLPVWETIVCTMREGEIAQFRCDVKHVVLYPLVAKSLRNIAAGKDPLEGQRHCCGIAQMHEHSSLGHADLDALQQNPQPLIFHIEMLKVENPGSYQQDPWAMTDEEKAKAVPVIHQEGNQLYREGHVKEAAAKYYDAIACLKNLQMKEQPGSPDWIELDHQITPLLLNYCQCKLVAQEYYEVLDHCSSILNKYEDNVKAYFKRGKAHAAVWNAQEAQADFAKVLELDPALAPIVSRELRALEARIRQKDEEDKARFRGIFSQ; encoded by the exons ATGGCGGATGTCATCGCAAGACTCGAGGAGGACGGGATCCATAAGCGTGTGATACAGGATGGCCGAGGAGAGCTCTCTGACTTTAAGGATGGAACCAAG GGGGTGAATTTCGACGCGTCTGCCCCGCCCCCGGGGCTTGGCCGTGTGGCTGCATTGGTTGGAGAGACCGTCAGTCATCATAAACAG GCCACATTCCACTACCGGACTCTGCACAGTGACCAGGAGGGTGTGGTCCTGGATGACAGCCGGGTGCGTGGCAAGCCCATGGAGCTCATCATTGGCAAGAAGTTCAAGCTGCCCGTGTGGGAGACCATCGTGTGCACCATGCGTGAGGGGGAGATTGCCCAGTTCCGCTGCGATGTCAAG CATGTGGTCCTCTATCCACTGGTGGCCAAAAGTCTACGCAACATCGCAGCCGGCAAGGACCCCCTGGAGGGCCAGCGCCACTGCTGTGGCATCGCCCAGATGCATGAGCACAGTTCCCTGGGCCACGCCGACCTGGATGCCCTGCAGCAGAACCCCCAGCCTCTCATCTTCCACATTGAGATGCTTAAG GTGGAGAACCCTGGCTCATACCAGCAGGACCCGTGGGCAATGACAGATGAGGAGAAGGCAAAGGCAGTGCCGGTCATCCACCAGGAGGGCAACCAGTTGTACCGTGAGGGTCACGTGAAGGAGGCCGCGGCCAAGTACTACGACGCCATCGCCTGCCTCAAGAACCTGCAGATGAAG GAACAGCCCGGCTCTCCTGACTGGATCGAGCTGGATCACCAGATCACCCCGCTGCTGCTCAACTACTGTCAGTGCAAGCTGGTGGCCCAAGAGTATTATGAGGTGCTGGACCACTGTTCCTCCATCCTCAACAAGTACGAAG ACAATGTCAAGGCCTACTTCAAGCGGGGCAAGGCGCACGCGGCTGTGTGGAATGCCCAGGAGGCCCAGGCTGACTTTGCCAAGGTACTAGAGCTGGACCCCGCCCTGGCACCCATTGTAAGCCGGGAGCTGCGGGCCCTGGAGGCACGGATCCGGCAGAAGGATGAGGAGGACAAGGCCCGCTTCCGGGGCATCTTCTCCCAATGA
- the AIP gene encoding AH receptor-interacting protein isoform X8, which yields MELIIGKKFKLPVWETIVCTMREGEIAQFRCDVKHVVLYPLVAKSLRNIAAGKDPLEGQRHCCGIAQMHEHSSLGHADLDALQQNPQPLIFHIEMLKVENPGSYQQDPWAMTDEEKAKAVPVIHQEGNQLYREGHVKEAAAKYYDAIACLKNLQMKEQPGSPDWIELDHQITPLLLNYCQCKLVAQEYYEVLDHCSSILNKYEDNVKAYFKRGKAHAAVWNAQEAQADFAKVLELDPALAPIVSRELRALEARIRQKDEEDKARFRGIFSQ from the exons ATGGAGCTCATCATTGGCAAGAAGTTCAAGCTGCCCGTGTGGGAGACCATCGTGTGCACCATGCGTGAGGGGGAGATTGCCCAGTTCCGCTGCGATGTCAAG CATGTGGTCCTCTATCCACTGGTGGCCAAAAGTCTACGCAACATCGCAGCCGGCAAGGACCCCCTGGAGGGCCAGCGCCACTGCTGTGGCATCGCCCAGATGCATGAGCACAGTTCCCTGGGCCACGCCGACCTGGATGCCCTGCAGCAGAACCCCCAGCCTCTCATCTTCCACATTGAGATGCTTAAG GTGGAGAACCCTGGCTCATACCAGCAGGACCCGTGGGCAATGACAGATGAGGAGAAGGCAAAGGCAGTGCCGGTCATCCACCAGGAGGGCAACCAGTTGTACCGTGAGGGTCACGTGAAGGAGGCCGCGGCCAAGTACTACGACGCCATCGCCTGCCTCAAGAACCTGCAGATGAAG GAACAGCCCGGCTCTCCTGACTGGATCGAGCTGGATCACCAGATCACCCCGCTGCTGCTCAACTACTGTCAGTGCAAGCTGGTGGCCCAAGAGTATTATGAGGTGCTGGACCACTGTTCCTCCATCCTCAACAAGTACGAAG ACAATGTCAAGGCCTACTTCAAGCGGGGCAAGGCGCACGCGGCTGTGTGGAATGCCCAGGAGGCCCAGGCTGACTTTGCCAAGGTACTAGAGCTGGACCCCGCCCTGGCACCCATTGTAAGCCGGGAGCTGCGGGCCCTGGAGGCACGGATCCGGCAGAAGGATGAGGAGGACAAGGCCCGCTTCCGGGGCATCTTCTCCCAATGA
- the AIP gene encoding AH receptor-interacting protein isoform X2 gives MADVIARLEEDGIHKRVIQDGRGELSDFKDGTKGVNFDASAPPPGLGRVAALVGETVSHHKQQQNPRQIRSLLCLEPPRGFHLSEKQHLHHTRPAGPVGSILADLATFHYRTLHSDQEGVVLDDSRVRGKPMELIIGKKFKLPVWETIVCTMREGEIAQFRCDVKHVVLYPLVAKSLRNIAAGKDPLEGQRHCCGIAQMHEHSSLGHADLDALQQNPQPLIFHIEMLKVENPGSYQQDPWAMTDEEKAKAVPVIHQEGNQLYREGHVKEAAAKYYDAIACLKNLQMKEQPGSPDWIELDHQITPLLLNYCQCKLVAQEYYEVLDHCSSILNKYEDNVKAYFKRGKAHAAVWNAQEAQADFAKVLELDPALAPIVSRELRALEARIRQKDEEDKARFRGIFSQ, from the exons ATGGCGGATGTCATCGCAAGACTCGAGGAGGACGGGATCCATAAGCGTGTGATACAGGATGGCCGAGGAGAGCTCTCTGACTTTAAGGATGGAACCAAG GGGGTGAATTTCGACGCGTCTGCCCCGCCCCCGGGGCTTGGCCGTGTGGCTGCATTGGTTGGAGAGACCGTCAGTCATCATAAACAG CAGCAGAACCCACGTCAGATCAGGTCCCTCCTCTGCTTGGAGCCACCGAGGGGTTTCCATCTGAGTGAAAAACAACATCTTCACCACACTCGGCCTGCAGGCCCTGTGGGCTCCATCCTTGCTGACCTG GCCACATTCCACTACCGGACTCTGCACAGTGACCAGGAGGGTGTGGTCCTGGATGACAGCCGGGTGCGTGGCAAGCCCATGGAGCTCATCATTGGCAAGAAGTTCAAGCTGCCCGTGTGGGAGACCATCGTGTGCACCATGCGTGAGGGGGAGATTGCCCAGTTCCGCTGCGATGTCAAG CATGTGGTCCTCTATCCACTGGTGGCCAAAAGTCTACGCAACATCGCAGCCGGCAAGGACCCCCTGGAGGGCCAGCGCCACTGCTGTGGCATCGCCCAGATGCATGAGCACAGTTCCCTGGGCCACGCCGACCTGGATGCCCTGCAGCAGAACCCCCAGCCTCTCATCTTCCACATTGAGATGCTTAAG GTGGAGAACCCTGGCTCATACCAGCAGGACCCGTGGGCAATGACAGATGAGGAGAAGGCAAAGGCAGTGCCGGTCATCCACCAGGAGGGCAACCAGTTGTACCGTGAGGGTCACGTGAAGGAGGCCGCGGCCAAGTACTACGACGCCATCGCCTGCCTCAAGAACCTGCAGATGAAG GAACAGCCCGGCTCTCCTGACTGGATCGAGCTGGATCACCAGATCACCCCGCTGCTGCTCAACTACTGTCAGTGCAAGCTGGTGGCCCAAGAGTATTATGAGGTGCTGGACCACTGTTCCTCCATCCTCAACAAGTACGAAG ACAATGTCAAGGCCTACTTCAAGCGGGGCAAGGCGCACGCGGCTGTGTGGAATGCCCAGGAGGCCCAGGCTGACTTTGCCAAGGTACTAGAGCTGGACCCCGCCCTGGCACCCATTGTAAGCCGGGAGCTGCGGGCCCTGGAGGCACGGATCCGGCAGAAGGATGAGGAGGACAAGGCCCGCTTCCGGGGCATCTTCTCCCAATGA
- the AIP gene encoding AH receptor-interacting protein isoform X4, with the protein MADVIARLEEDGIHKRVIQDGRGELSDFKDGTKQQQNPRQIRSLLCLEPPRGFHLSEKQHLHHTRPAGPVGSILADLATFHYRTLHSDQEGVVLDDSRVRGKPMELIIGKKFKLPVWETIVCTMREGEIAQFRCDVKHVVLYPLVAKSLRNIAAGKDPLEGQRHCCGIAQMHEHSSLGHADLDALQQNPQPLIFHIEMLKVENPGSYQQDPWAMTDEEKAKAVPVIHQEGNQLYREGHVKEAAAKYYDAIACLKNLQMKEQPGSPDWIELDHQITPLLLNYCQCKLVAQEYYEVLDHCSSILNKYEDNVKAYFKRGKAHAAVWNAQEAQADFAKVLELDPALAPIVSRELRALEARIRQKDEEDKARFRGIFSQ; encoded by the exons ATGGCGGATGTCATCGCAAGACTCGAGGAGGACGGGATCCATAAGCGTGTGATACAGGATGGCCGAGGAGAGCTCTCTGACTTTAAGGATGGAACCAAG CAGCAGCAGAACCCACGTCAGATCAGGTCCCTCCTCTGCTTGGAGCCACCGAGGGGTTTCCATCTGAGTGAAAAACAACATCTTCACCACACTCGGCCTGCAGGCCCTGTGGGCTCCATCCTTGCTGACCTG GCCACATTCCACTACCGGACTCTGCACAGTGACCAGGAGGGTGTGGTCCTGGATGACAGCCGGGTGCGTGGCAAGCCCATGGAGCTCATCATTGGCAAGAAGTTCAAGCTGCCCGTGTGGGAGACCATCGTGTGCACCATGCGTGAGGGGGAGATTGCCCAGTTCCGCTGCGATGTCAAG CATGTGGTCCTCTATCCACTGGTGGCCAAAAGTCTACGCAACATCGCAGCCGGCAAGGACCCCCTGGAGGGCCAGCGCCACTGCTGTGGCATCGCCCAGATGCATGAGCACAGTTCCCTGGGCCACGCCGACCTGGATGCCCTGCAGCAGAACCCCCAGCCTCTCATCTTCCACATTGAGATGCTTAAG GTGGAGAACCCTGGCTCATACCAGCAGGACCCGTGGGCAATGACAGATGAGGAGAAGGCAAAGGCAGTGCCGGTCATCCACCAGGAGGGCAACCAGTTGTACCGTGAGGGTCACGTGAAGGAGGCCGCGGCCAAGTACTACGACGCCATCGCCTGCCTCAAGAACCTGCAGATGAAG GAACAGCCCGGCTCTCCTGACTGGATCGAGCTGGATCACCAGATCACCCCGCTGCTGCTCAACTACTGTCAGTGCAAGCTGGTGGCCCAAGAGTATTATGAGGTGCTGGACCACTGTTCCTCCATCCTCAACAAGTACGAAG ACAATGTCAAGGCCTACTTCAAGCGGGGCAAGGCGCACGCGGCTGTGTGGAATGCCCAGGAGGCCCAGGCTGACTTTGCCAAGGTACTAGAGCTGGACCCCGCCCTGGCACCCATTGTAAGCCGGGAGCTGCGGGCCCTGGAGGCACGGATCCGGCAGAAGGATGAGGAGGACAAGGCCCGCTTCCGGGGCATCTTCTCCCAATGA
- the AIP gene encoding AH receptor-interacting protein isoform X9 — protein MADVIARLEEDGIHKRVIQDGRGELSDFKDGTKATFHYRTLHSDQEGVVLDDSRVRGKPMELIIGKKFKLPVWETIVCTMREGEIAQFRCDVKHVVLYPLVAKSLRNIAAGKDPLEGQRHCCGIAQMHEHSSLGHADLDALQQNPQPLIFHIEMLKVENPGSYQQDPWAMTDEEKAKAVPVIHQEGNQLYREGHVKEAAAKYYDAIACLKNLQMKEQPGSPDWIELDHQITPLLLNYCQCKLVAQEYYEVLDHCSSILNKQCQGLLQAGQGARGCVECPGGPG, from the exons ATGGCGGATGTCATCGCAAGACTCGAGGAGGACGGGATCCATAAGCGTGTGATACAGGATGGCCGAGGAGAGCTCTCTGACTTTAAGGATGGAACCAAG GCCACATTCCACTACCGGACTCTGCACAGTGACCAGGAGGGTGTGGTCCTGGATGACAGCCGGGTGCGTGGCAAGCCCATGGAGCTCATCATTGGCAAGAAGTTCAAGCTGCCCGTGTGGGAGACCATCGTGTGCACCATGCGTGAGGGGGAGATTGCCCAGTTCCGCTGCGATGTCAAG CATGTGGTCCTCTATCCACTGGTGGCCAAAAGTCTACGCAACATCGCAGCCGGCAAGGACCCCCTGGAGGGCCAGCGCCACTGCTGTGGCATCGCCCAGATGCATGAGCACAGTTCCCTGGGCCACGCCGACCTGGATGCCCTGCAGCAGAACCCCCAGCCTCTCATCTTCCACATTGAGATGCTTAAG GTGGAGAACCCTGGCTCATACCAGCAGGACCCGTGGGCAATGACAGATGAGGAGAAGGCAAAGGCAGTGCCGGTCATCCACCAGGAGGGCAACCAGTTGTACCGTGAGGGTCACGTGAAGGAGGCCGCGGCCAAGTACTACGACGCCATCGCCTGCCTCAAGAACCTGCAGATGAAG GAACAGCCCGGCTCTCCTGACTGGATCGAGCTGGATCACCAGATCACCCCGCTGCTGCTCAACTACTGTCAGTGCAAGCTGGTGGCCCAAGAGTATTATGAGGTGCTGGACCACTGTTCCTCCATCCTCAACAA ACAATGTCAAGGCCTACTTCAAGCGGGGCAAGGCGCACGCGGCTGTGTGGAATGCCCAGGAGGCCCAGGCTGA
- the AIP gene encoding AH receptor-interacting protein isoform X7 translates to MADVIARLEEDGIHKRVIQDGRGELSDFKDGTKATFHYRTLHSDQEGVVLDDSRVRGKPMELIIGKKFKLPVWETIVCTMREGEIAQFRCDVKHVVLYPLVAKSLRNIAAGKDPLEGQRHCCGIAQMHEHSSLGHADLDALQQNPQPLIFHIEMLKVENPGSYQQDPWAMTDEEKAKAVPVIHQEGNQLYREGHVKEAAAKYYDAIACLKNLQMKEQPGSPDWIELDHQITPLLLNYCQCKLVAQEYYEVLDHCSSILNKYEDNVKAYFKRGKAHAAVWNAQEAQADFAKVLELDPALAPIVSRELRALEARIRQKDEEDKARFRGIFSQ, encoded by the exons ATGGCGGATGTCATCGCAAGACTCGAGGAGGACGGGATCCATAAGCGTGTGATACAGGATGGCCGAGGAGAGCTCTCTGACTTTAAGGATGGAACCAAG GCCACATTCCACTACCGGACTCTGCACAGTGACCAGGAGGGTGTGGTCCTGGATGACAGCCGGGTGCGTGGCAAGCCCATGGAGCTCATCATTGGCAAGAAGTTCAAGCTGCCCGTGTGGGAGACCATCGTGTGCACCATGCGTGAGGGGGAGATTGCCCAGTTCCGCTGCGATGTCAAG CATGTGGTCCTCTATCCACTGGTGGCCAAAAGTCTACGCAACATCGCAGCCGGCAAGGACCCCCTGGAGGGCCAGCGCCACTGCTGTGGCATCGCCCAGATGCATGAGCACAGTTCCCTGGGCCACGCCGACCTGGATGCCCTGCAGCAGAACCCCCAGCCTCTCATCTTCCACATTGAGATGCTTAAG GTGGAGAACCCTGGCTCATACCAGCAGGACCCGTGGGCAATGACAGATGAGGAGAAGGCAAAGGCAGTGCCGGTCATCCACCAGGAGGGCAACCAGTTGTACCGTGAGGGTCACGTGAAGGAGGCCGCGGCCAAGTACTACGACGCCATCGCCTGCCTCAAGAACCTGCAGATGAAG GAACAGCCCGGCTCTCCTGACTGGATCGAGCTGGATCACCAGATCACCCCGCTGCTGCTCAACTACTGTCAGTGCAAGCTGGTGGCCCAAGAGTATTATGAGGTGCTGGACCACTGTTCCTCCATCCTCAACAAGTACGAAG ACAATGTCAAGGCCTACTTCAAGCGGGGCAAGGCGCACGCGGCTGTGTGGAATGCCCAGGAGGCCCAGGCTGACTTTGCCAAGGTACTAGAGCTGGACCCCGCCCTGGCACCCATTGTAAGCCGGGAGCTGCGGGCCCTGGAGGCACGGATCCGGCAGAAGGATGAGGAGGACAAGGCCCGCTTCCGGGGCATCTTCTCCCAATGA